In Bosea sp. PAMC 26642, the DNA window GCCGGGCTACGCCGCCTCCAAGGGGGCGATCGGCCAGCTGACCAAATCGCTCGCCGCCGCCTGGGCGCAGGACGGCATCCGCGTCAACGCCGTTGCGCCCGGCTGGATCGAGACCGAGCTGACAAGGCCGCTTGTCGAGGACGCGGCCCGCTCCGCCCCCATCCTGGCGCGCACCCCGATGAACCGCTGGGGGCAGCCTGGCGATGTCGGCGGCGCGATCGCCTTCCTGCTCTCCGACGCGGCAGCCTTCGTCACCGGCGCGATCCTGCCCGTCGATGGCGGCTATCTGGCGGTGTGAGGAATGGCGCGGAACGACGAAATATCGAGGTAAAGCAAGGTGTTGGCCCGATTTTCGGAATCAGACCGTCAACACCTTGGATCAAAACCAAAGCGGGAGAAACGCCATGAACAAGGTCAGCCCCATCCCGGTCGTCGCCTCCGACGCCGAGCGTTGGACACCCTACCGCCATCCGCAGCCGAAGGATTCCCCGCCCGAACTGATCGTTCACGACGTCATCCCGGAAGACGAACGCATCTGGGTGCCTGTCGATGACAATGTCTGGTTCCGCCCGCTCTGCCTGTCCGTCACGCGTGGCTACTGGATGAACCTGCTGCGCGTCCGCCGCTCGGGCGTGCTCTCGCGCCACCGCCATCCGCAGCCGGTCCACGGCTATGTCCTGAAGGGCAAGTGGCGCTACCTCGAACATGACTGGGTCGCGACGCAAGGCTCTTATGTCTACGAGGCACCGGGAGAAACCCACACCCTGGTCGTCGATCCCGATGTCGAGGAGATGATCACGATGTTCCAGGTCAACGGCGCGATGATCTATGTCGATCCGGACGGCAAATGCCTCGGCTATGACGACGTCTTTACAAGGCTCGACAAATGCCGCGCGCATTACGCGGGCAACGGGCTCGGAGCGGAATTCGCCGATCAGTTCATCAGATAAGCGAGGACGTCTCCGCTACCGCCCCAGCTTCGCTAGTTCCACCGCCGCGCGCAGTTCGATATGCGCCAGCACCTCGTCGAGACGGGGATCGTCGGTGCTTTCGCGCCTGAGCGACAGCACGTCCTTCAGCCGCTCCAGCTCCGAGATCTGGACGCGGCCCGACAGCAGCGCCGCCTTCAGCCGGTCGAGCCCGTCGAGCAGGTCATGGCCGCGCTTCGCCTGGCGCTTCTTGCGCTCCTGCGGCTCTTCATGCGCCTGCACGGCGAGAAGCGTGTCGAGCGGCCCGGCCGAGCTGACGCCCGCCCCGCGCGCGGCAGCCGCGCTGTCCTTGCCGGGAAGGGTGAAGGCGGCCCCGCCGCTGCGCCTTGCCGGGTTGGCCGGGCCGGTGCCTGTGACGGGTGCGCGCTGGTCGATCCGGATCATGGCGCCTCGCAAAATACTGACGCCAGACTAGGGCGCCGCAGGGTTAACAACCGGTAAATCACCCGGCAGAAACTGCCGGCCGGGCAGGATCGGCAGGCTCGATCTGCCGACCGTGATCATGACTCAAAAACTCAAACAACTGAAAAATATGGCTTTTCAACTTGTCCGCATCTGGCACGCGGATCGCAAGGCGTGTGGCGTTGCCCTTGTCACGAGTCGGTATCCTTATGTTCCGAGCGACCGCCTTCAAACGCCTGACGACCACCCTGGCCCTGCTGCTGGGGTTCGGCTTCGTCATCGCGGCGGGGCCGGCTCAGGCGCTCTCCCGCATCAAGGACCTTGCGGCCGTCGAAGGCGTCCGCAGCAACCAGATCCTCGGCTACGGCATCGTCGTCGGCCTCAACGGCACCGGCGATACGCTCAACAACGCGCCCTTCACCAAGCAGTCGCTGACCGCGATGCTGGAGCGGCTCGGCGTCAACACCCGCGGCGCCAACATGCGCACGGCGAATGTCGCAGCTGTCATGGTGACGGCCAACCTGCCGCCCTTCGCCACGCAGGGCACGAAGCTCGACGTCACCGTCTCGGCTTTGGGCGATGCCAAATCGCTGCAGGGCGGCACGCTTCTGGCGACGCCGCTGCTCGGCGCCGATGGCGAGGTCTATGCCGTCTCGCAGGGCGCGGTCGCCATCGCCGGCTTCTCGGCCGAGGGCGAGGCCAGCAAGATCACCCGCGGCGTGCCCACCGTCGGCCGCATCGCCAATGGGGGCCTCGTCGAGCGCGAGATCGACTTCGCGCTGAACAAGCTCAAGACGCTGCGGCTCTCGCTGCGCAACCCCGATCTCACCACCGCGCGCCGCATGGCCGCCGCGATCAATGACTTCCTCGGAGGCGATGCCGCCGAGCCGACCGACCCCTCGACCGTCGTGCTGCAGATCCCGGCCCGCTTCCAGGGCAACATGATCCGTATGCTGACCGATATCGAGCAGCTCAAGATCGAGCCCGACCAGCTCGCGCGCATCGTCATCGACGAGCGCTCCGGCATCATCGTCATGGGCAAGGATGTCCGCGTCTCCACCGTGGCGGTGGCGCAGGGCAACCTGACCGTGACGATCAGCGAACTGCCCCAGGTCAGCCAGCCCAACCCACTGGGCGGCGGCCGGACCGTCGTGACGCCGCGCACCGCCGTCAAGGTCGACACCGAAGGCGGCAACAAGCTCGCGCTGGTCAATGCGAGCGTGACTCTGGCCGAACTCGTCGACGGGCTGAACGCGCTCGGCATCGGCCCGCGCGATCTCATCGCCATCCTCCAGGCCATCAAGACGGCCGGGGCCCTGCAAGCCGAAATCGAGGTGATGTAATGAGCGTAACGCTCGCCCTCCCCGCCGCCAAACTGGCGCTGAACGCGGCCGGCAGCCTTCTCGGCGGCCTGACCAATGCGCTCGACCCCGCCAAGGCCAAGGCGAAGAAGCAGGCCGACGATTTCGAGACCATGTTCCTCGAACAGGTCACCGAACGTATGTTCGCCGCGCCGGAAGGCTCGGAAGGCCCGCTCGGCGAGAACGGGCTCGGCGGCGACGTCTACAAGTCGCAGCTGACCCAGGAATACGCCAAGCAGATCCAGCGCGCCGGCGGCGTAGGCCTGTCGAGCAGCATCATGCGCGACCTGCTTGCCGTCCAGGAGCAGACCGGTGCCACCGCCAAAACCGCAACACAGACCGCCGGGGTCGCGAATGTCGGTCGCTAGGCGCATCCTCGACGAGCGTCCCCGCATCGCCAGCCCGCTCGAGGCGCAGGCGCTGATCGAGATCGTCCTCGAAACGCTCAGTGCCCTCTCCCACCTCGTCGGCGAGGAAACCGAACTCGTCCGGGCCGGGCGCCTGCCCGACGCCATGGCGCGCGAACCCCGCAAGACCGAACTCGCCGGCACCTATATGCGCGGCGTCGAGCAGGTAAAACTCAATGCCGTGGCGCTGGCGCGCTTCGTGCCCGAGCAGGTCAAGCGGCTGAAGACGGCCCATCTCGCTTTCCAGGGCCTGATCGAGACCAACCAGCTCGTCCTGGCGACAGCCCGCGCCGTCTCCGAGGCGATCATCCGCGATCTCGCCGGAGAGGCAAACCGCCCCGCGCGCGCGGCCGGATATGGGCCGGCCGCGACAGTCGGCGCCGGCGCCTTCGCCCGCCCCAATGCCGGCCCGCTGGTGGTTTCGCGCAGCCTCTGAGGCCCGATTCCTGCTGAAAATCCCGGCATTCGCACCCCATAAGGCCGCGACCTGCCACACACGTAAATTTTGACTGAATTCCCTTACGTCAGATTCAAGAGTTTTTGCCAGTGTGATTGGAGTTGGATGGGAGAAGCCCGTCCGCGATCCGCAAGACGTCGAGTGGCCCCCGCTGCCGCTCCCGACTCCAGAAGGAGTGAAACCATGGATTTCGGCAACGCGCAGAAGGTCACGCCCGTCATGGGCATCACGCTGGCGCCCCGCTCCGACATCGTCGCCACCCAGGGCGGCGTCAAGGTCGAGCTCCCCCCCGAGAAGACCGTGCAGTCCGCCCGCGCCGGCGACGCGGTCCGCGTCGACATCAAGGAGCGCCCGGCACGCGAAGCGCAGGACGCAAAGGTCGAGGACCGCTCCGGCGAAACGGATCGCCAGGCCCAGATCCAGGTCCAGCGTCAGCAGCAGGCGGTCAAGGACACGATCGAGCGCCGGCTGACGATCGAGCCGGCGACCCGCGAGATCGTTCTCCAGAAGACCGACCTCGAAACCGGCGAGACCGTCGAGACCGTGCCCGACGAGGCCACCCTCAAGTTCAGGCGCTTCGCACGCGAGATCGCCGAGCGCGCCCGTGCCGCTGAGGATACGACGGCGCGCTATGTCGAACGCACCGCCTGATACCTTCTCAGACGTGCCGCCGGACCAGACTGCCCGCCATCGTGCGGGCAGTTTTCGTTTGTGGACAAGCGCAGCCCGGATCATCGACCCCTTTCAGGCAAACGCGCCGTCATTCCGGACAAGCCGCGAAAGCGGCGCCGATCCGGAATCCATGCCGGAACGCTGGCCTTGAGAGGTTCAGGCATGGGTTCCGGGTCTGCGCTTCGCTGCGCCCGGAATGACGCGGAGGGAATGATAGCGGCCTGTGCCATTATCATTTTGGACGCTTATCGGGCCCAGGATTTCTGAAACAGGCCGGGAGTCCAAATGCGATCGCCCCGCTCGCCCGCTTTCAGCCTTGATTAACCACGCAGCGGGTTCGAGCCGATCCGGCGCAATTCGACCGTCCGAATTTACCCCTTGTTACGAGCTGCCGACCAAATGTCTGCGGGACACGGCCAGAACGGCCGTGCCGCCAGAAGGCGTCATACCAGAAGGGTATTCTTACAATGGCTATCTCTCTCTCCAGCAACGTCCGCAACTCGCTGACCTCGCTTCAGTCCATCACCAGCCAGGCCGCCGCCGTCCAGAGCCGTCTTGCCTCGGGCAAGAAGGTCAACAGCGCCGTCGACAACCCGGTCAACTTCTTCACCGCTCAGTCGCTGAACAACCGTTCGGACCAGCTCAAGGGCCTGCTCGACGGCATCTCGAACGGCATCCAGACCATCCAGGCCGCCTCCAAGGGCATCGACGGCATCACCAAGCTCGTTGGTTCGCTGCAGTCGACCATCAAGCAGGCCCAGGCCGACGCAGCCCAGAACCGCCCGACCGTCGTCGGAACCGGCACGACGCTCGCCAGCTCGGCTGAAGCCCTGCTGACCAGCAAGAGCCTCAAGGACATCGCTCTCGACAAGCGCGTCGGCAGCGCCGGTGACACTACCGTCGCCACCGCAACGGCCGCTTCTGCCGGTGACCTCGGCGTCGACACCACTGCGACCGGCTTCCTGAACATCCAGATCGTCACGAACCCAGCAGCAGCAACCTCGACGACCAATGTCAGCGTCGCCTTGACCGCCAACACGACCGTCCGCGACGTCGTCAACGCGATCAACAGCTCGGGCGTCGCTTCGGCCTTCGTCGACGAAAAGGGCCTGCTGAACGTCAAGGGCTCAGGCTCCGAGACACTCGGCGTCGGCCTCGGTGTCGGAGCTACCGCCATCGCTGCGACCGGTACATCCGCGACTGGTGCGTCTAACACCGCGTTCGGCCTGGCCGCGACTGACGCCACGACGGGTATCGCCTCGTCCGGCGTCACCTCCGCCACCCGCTCCAACCTCATTCAGCAGTACAACGACCTGCGCACGCAGATCGACTCGCTGGCCAAGGATTCGGGCTTCAACGGCGTCAACCTGCTCGGCGGCGACAAGACCACGATCACCTTTAACGAGAAGACCGGCAAGAACCAGACCAAGCTGGAGATTCAGGGCACCAACCTGACCTCCGACAACATCGGCCTCGTTCAGGCCGGTAACGCCCAGGTCGCCGGTACGATCAACTTCCAGAACGACACCGATCTGGACAAGGCCACCGGTGCGCTGACCAACGCGCTCGGTTCGTTGAAGTCGCTCGCCTCGACCTTCGGTGCCAACCTCGCGGTCGCCCAGACCCGCCAGGACTTCACCAAGGATCTGGCCAACGTCCTGACGACCGGCGCCGACAACCTCGTCAACGCCGACGCCAACGAAGAGGCCGCCGCCCTGCTCTCGCTGCAGACCCGTCAGCAGCTCTCGCAGACGGCCCTCTCCCTGGCCTCGCAGTCCGACCAGGCCGTCCTGCGTCTGTTCTGATCCATCTTCGTCCGCAGAAGCGGGCAAGCCCATAGAATATGGGCCGAAGACAAGAAGGCGGCGGAGCGAAAGCTCCGCCGCCTTTCTCTTTCGTAACCTCTTCCGTCATTCCGGGCGAAGCGAAGCGCAGACCCGGAATCCATGCCGGAACGCTGACTTTGAGAGGGTCAGCATGGATCCCGGCTCAAGGCCGGGATGACGGTGGTGGCTGAGGGTGAATCAATCCAGATGGACAGTCCCGTAGAGGTCGTTCCAATCCGGATTGCCTTTCTCGACAAGCGCGATCTTCCACGCCCTGCGCCAGCCTTTGATGGGCGTCTCCTGGTCGATCGCTTCATCGGCCCGTTCATGGGCCTCCGCGTAGACGAGGCGATTGACGCCGTAGCGAAGCGCAGACCCGGAATCCATGCCGGAACGTCGAAACCGGCCGTTCCGGCATGGATTCCGGATCGGCGCCGCTTCGCGGCTTGTCCGGAATGACGGTCCTCCCCAGCAGAATCCGGCGAGGTCACACAAATGTCTCCTGTCCAGCTCTGCCGACAGAGC includes these proteins:
- a CDS encoding 2,4'-dihydroxyacetophenone dioxygenase family protein, translating into MNKVSPIPVVASDAERWTPYRHPQPKDSPPELIVHDVIPEDERIWVPVDDNVWFRPLCLSVTRGYWMNLLRVRRSGVLSRHRHPQPVHGYVLKGKWRYLEHDWVATQGSYVYEAPGETHTLVVDPDVEEMITMFQVNGAMIYVDPDGKCLGYDDVFTRLDKCRAHYAGNGLGAEFADQFIR
- a CDS encoding flagellar assembly protein FliX; its protein translation is MIRIDQRAPVTGTGPANPARRSGGAAFTLPGKDSAAAARGAGVSSAGPLDTLLAVQAHEEPQERKKRQAKRGHDLLDGLDRLKAALLSGRVQISELERLKDVLSLRRESTDDPRLDEVLAHIELRAAVELAKLGR
- a CDS encoding flagellar basal body P-ring protein FlgI, which codes for MFRATAFKRLTTTLALLLGFGFVIAAGPAQALSRIKDLAAVEGVRSNQILGYGIVVGLNGTGDTLNNAPFTKQSLTAMLERLGVNTRGANMRTANVAAVMVTANLPPFATQGTKLDVTVSALGDAKSLQGGTLLATPLLGADGEVYAVSQGAVAIAGFSAEGEASKITRGVPTVGRIANGGLVEREIDFALNKLKTLRLSLRNPDLTTARRMAAAINDFLGGDAAEPTDPSTVVLQIPARFQGNMIRMLTDIEQLKIEPDQLARIVIDERSGIIVMGKDVRVSTVAVAQGNLTVTISELPQVSQPNPLGGGRTVVTPRTAVKVDTEGGNKLALVNASVTLAELVDGLNALGIGPRDLIAILQAIKTAGALQAEIEVM
- a CDS encoding rod-binding protein → MSVTLALPAAKLALNAAGSLLGGLTNALDPAKAKAKKQADDFETMFLEQVTERMFAAPEGSEGPLGENGLGGDVYKSQLTQEYAKQIQRAGGVGLSSSIMRDLLAVQEQTGATAKTATQTAGVANVGR
- a CDS encoding flagellin N-terminal helical domain-containing protein produces the protein MAISLSSNVRNSLTSLQSITSQAAAVQSRLASGKKVNSAVDNPVNFFTAQSLNNRSDQLKGLLDGISNGIQTIQAASKGIDGITKLVGSLQSTIKQAQADAAQNRPTVVGTGTTLASSAEALLTSKSLKDIALDKRVGSAGDTTVATATAASAGDLGVDTTATGFLNIQIVTNPAAATSTTNVSVALTANTTVRDVVNAINSSGVASAFVDEKGLLNVKGSGSETLGVGLGVGATAIAATGTSATGASNTAFGLAATDATTGIASSGVTSATRSNLIQQYNDLRTQIDSLAKDSGFNGVNLLGGDKTTITFNEKTGKNQTKLEIQGTNLTSDNIGLVQAGNAQVAGTINFQNDTDLDKATGALTNALGSLKSLASTFGANLAVAQTRQDFTKDLANVLTTGADNLVNADANEEAAALLSLQTRQQLSQTALSLASQSDQAVLRLF